A portion of the Tenacibaculum todarodis genome contains these proteins:
- the sprA gene encoding cell surface protein SprA, with translation MKLKKRFLDILLTTLAILVSVFVFSQTTPRDSVAPLKYKFNNNQNGGLFLNNPSETIVRYDEKLNKFVIVEKVGDFYVSNPIFLTPEEYEKYRLKNDVKDYFKEKVAATNSRRKGNQQAQKNLLPKYYVNSKFFESVFGGTTVEVIPSGQINLKLGGIYQNNENPQVSIDNQSSFTFDFDQQISASILAKVGERLKVTANYDTQATFGFQDQIKLEYTPTDDDIIRNIEAGNISMPIKNSLINGAQSLFGVKTELQFGKTYVTAAFSQQNSESKTVVAEGGATIEPFELRATDYDNDRHFFLSQYFRDTYKNALSNYPLITSPVNITRVEVWVTNRNANTQDYRSIVGFADIGESTSANLVNSNVTPNSPATVNVGGMGVNLPYNEVNNISNLLVQTGGIRDVATVDSAIRSEVASAEQGTDYSYLQNARRLQANEFTLHPQLGFISLNRRLNDGEVLGVAFEYTVVGASNGESVFRVGEFSNDGVAAPANIAVKLLRSEILRTITNGAPDVAFPTWRLMMKNVYALGAFPLTQDGFRFELLYRDDETGILQNTLQNADDTAIQNKPLLNFLDLDKLDQSQFSVPGGDGFFDFVEGITINSQRGYVIFPEPEPFGKDLEARLSLVSDQNRYTFNELYLTTKAQAQNEYQNKDKFFLKGYFKSETARGISLGAFNIPRGSVRVTAGGRALVEGVDYVVDYQLGRVQILDPGLEASGIPITARVENQQFFNQQRKTFFGVDVEHRFSENFVIGGTFLNVNESPITPKVNFGAEPIDNVMLGFNIDYSTEVPLFTKLANKLPFVDTDAPSNLSVRADMAYLLPGSPSGIDVDGQATSYVDDFEASQIPIDLSSPLQWFTASTPNTPTFPAFGGDLSNDLQYNNKRARMSWYTIDQLFYSNSGNRPNNINNEELSREEVRQIRYSELFPNTDLDITQLNFVRTLDLAYFPSERGTYNFDTSSTVNADGTFSDPEDRWGGIMRALTTTNNFEQSNVEYLQFWLQDPYDNYSITNEEGLPVGIDPTNPINQVGDLYVNLGNISEDILKDNRKQYENGLPADGIKTPNNTINTTWGDVPFNQSILYSFDADEAARVNQDLGLDGLSDEEERIKFPAFSGLDDPAGDNFQFFRGGNLDSQNASVLSRYKLYNNTEGNSPTINQSTESYPTSSTTYPDVEDINKDQTMNSVESYFEYRVSLNKNDLELGKNNIVDTKTTTVTLANGASRSTTWYQFRIPLRNVTPAQQIGGITDFNSIRFMRMYLTKFKMPVVLRMGELELVRGDWRRYTKTLDPATLPQQNLTNPELNNFEVGVVSIEQNEERYVLPPGILREQLQGTNTIQRQNEQSVSLKIKDLEQDKIRAIYKNISIDLRRYTNLKMFMHLEDAKSTNLTEDDDVVAVIRLGTDLNDNFYQIEMPLKLSTVLANPTALDAWPEANNLDLALDRLGKLKVERDGAGLAINQLYPAVAMADEDGLIIRVKGNPTLAQVRTVMLGVKNNSVTEKSAEVWFNELRAVGFDNKGGWAAVLNADANFADVADVSLAGRMSTIGFGNVEDRVQQRSIEEVKQYDVATTIQVGKMMPKKWNMQVPMSYTYGEEFRDPKYDPQYQDVELADALEVNPNSANAQDYTRRKSISFINVKKNRNPESKKKPKFYDAENFSVSYAYNEEFHKDYNIESYTNKNVIAGANYNFGFQPWVIEPFKKSEFLKGKWWQVIRDININPVPKTLAINSNINRNYTEQQSRNLLNDPLNPLPSQPTLTQRRFLFNWDYTIGFDLTKSLALNFNATNNYIYDNQNEQLDVFDKFFAIGRPDHYHQKLNATYQIPLGKIPALNFINADYGYTADFDWQAASQSYVDKVGNMIQNANSHNISSTIDFSRFYKNIKLDKLFIKGNKNQPKKVVKGGPSLANSQKPTPTRNLKKNASAGQKVLKGLYDVITSVKKAKISYSETNQTMLQGYTPTVGFLGRDNVGGGLAPTFGFVFGSQTEILNRAIENNWLVTRENNEEYYNKTYGRNNLKKLDYTVSVKPFRDLIIDVRGNRTKTNSLNQQLDVIPDGNGGYEQNTALKTFETGNFNSSYFMLGTAFTDADVLFQNFLDFRTDVASRLSAENGFPVDGYTNSSQEVLLPAFMAAYSGKDPNSVDTGIFKNVPIPNWTLRYNGLMKYKWFKKNFAAFSVSHGYNSSYTIGGYTNNLLYEGVNSNQPVSSTNLPVKNSAGNYQSQLLISSATLIDEFSPLIKVDFRMRNSFSFKGEIRTDRALTLNFNNNTLTDIKGTEYVVGFGYRIRDVKFNTRFAGKKEVLKGDVNLRADVSMRDNITQIRAIDEGNNQITGGEKLFSFKFIADYNLNKNLTASFYYNHQTYRYAISTTFPRQAINAGINIIYNLTR, from the coding sequence TTGAAGTTGAAAAAAAGATTTTTAGATATACTTTTAACAACACTTGCAATACTTGTAAGTGTTTTTGTGTTTTCTCAAACCACGCCAAGAGATAGTGTTGCTCCATTAAAATATAAGTTTAATAACAATCAAAATGGAGGTTTGTTTTTAAACAATCCGTCGGAAACAATTGTTCGTTATGATGAAAAATTAAACAAGTTTGTTATTGTAGAAAAAGTGGGTGATTTTTATGTAAGTAACCCAATATTTTTAACACCAGAAGAATATGAAAAATATCGTTTAAAGAACGATGTGAAAGATTATTTTAAAGAAAAAGTAGCTGCTACAAATTCAAGAAGAAAAGGGAACCAACAAGCACAAAAGAATTTACTTCCTAAATATTATGTGAATTCAAAGTTTTTTGAAAGTGTTTTTGGAGGAACAACAGTTGAGGTTATTCCAAGCGGGCAAATAAATCTTAAACTTGGAGGGATATATCAAAATAATGAGAATCCACAGGTTTCTATAGACAATCAAAGTAGTTTTACATTTGATTTTGACCAACAAATTAGTGCAAGTATTTTAGCAAAAGTTGGTGAACGTTTAAAGGTTACTGCAAATTACGATACCCAAGCAACTTTTGGTTTTCAAGACCAAATTAAATTAGAATATACACCAACTGACGACGATATAATAAGAAATATTGAAGCAGGTAATATTAGCATGCCAATTAAGAACTCCTTAATTAATGGAGCACAATCTTTATTTGGTGTAAAAACTGAATTACAATTTGGTAAAACCTATGTTACCGCAGCATTTTCTCAGCAAAATTCAGAAAGTAAAACAGTAGTTGCAGAAGGCGGTGCAACTATTGAGCCTTTTGAGTTAAGAGCAACAGATTACGATAATGATCGCCACTTCTTTTTATCACAATATTTTAGAGATACTTATAAAAACGCATTATCTAATTACCCATTAATTACAAGTCCTGTAAATATTACAAGAGTAGAAGTTTGGGTAACTAATAGAAATGCAAACACACAAGATTATAGAAGTATTGTTGGTTTTGCTGATATTGGTGAATCTACATCAGCAAACTTGGTAAATAGTAACGTTACACCTAACTCACCTGCAACAGTAAATGTTGGAGGAATGGGAGTAAATTTACCATACAACGAAGTAAATAATATTTCAAACTTATTAGTACAAACTGGCGGAATTAGAGATGTTGCTACTGTAGATTCAGCTATTAGATCTGAAGTAGCAAGTGCAGAGCAAGGGACAGATTATTCGTATTTACAAAATGCAAGAAGATTACAGGCAAATGAGTTTACATTACACCCACAGTTAGGTTTTATTTCTTTAAATAGAAGATTAAATGATGGTGAAGTTTTAGGTGTAGCTTTTGAATATACGGTTGTTGGAGCATCCAATGGAGAAAGCGTTTTTAGAGTTGGAGAGTTTTCTAACGATGGAGTTGCAGCACCAGCTAATATTGCGGTAAAATTATTACGTAGCGAAATTTTAAGAACCATTACAAATGGAGCGCCAGATGTAGCTTTTCCTACTTGGAGGTTAATGATGAAGAATGTCTATGCTTTAGGTGCGTTTCCGTTAACACAAGATGGTTTTAGATTTGAATTATTGTATAGAGATGATGAAACAGGAATCTTACAAAATACCTTGCAAAATGCTGATGATACAGCAATACAAAACAAACCGTTATTAAACTTTTTAGATTTAGATAAGTTAGATCAAAGTCAGTTTTCGGTACCAGGCGGAGATGGTTTTTTCGATTTTGTAGAAGGAATTACCATAAATTCTCAAAGAGGATATGTTATTTTTCCAGAGCCAGAACCTTTTGGAAAAGATTTAGAAGCAAGGCTTTCTTTAGTTAGTGACCAAAATAGATATACATTTAATGAGCTGTATTTAACAACAAAAGCACAAGCGCAAAATGAATATCAGAATAAAGATAAATTCTTTTTAAAAGGATATTTTAAGTCAGAAACAGCAAGAGGAATTTCACTTGGAGCCTTTAATATTCCACGTGGATCCGTTAGAGTTACCGCCGGAGGTCGTGCATTAGTTGAAGGAGTCGATTATGTAGTCGATTATCAATTAGGGCGTGTTCAAATTTTAGATCCAGGTTTAGAAGCATCTGGTATTCCTATTACTGCACGAGTAGAAAATCAACAGTTTTTTAATCAACAAAGAAAAACATTTTTTGGTGTTGATGTAGAGCACCGTTTTTCGGAAAACTTTGTTATTGGTGGTACATTTTTAAATGTAAATGAATCTCCAATTACACCAAAAGTAAATTTTGGAGCAGAACCTATAGATAATGTTATGTTAGGTTTTAATATAGATTATTCTACGGAAGTTCCATTATTTACAAAATTAGCAAACAAATTACCTTTTGTAGATACAGATGCACCTTCTAACTTATCTGTTAGAGCAGATATGGCATATTTATTACCAGGTTCTCCGAGTGGAATTGATGTTGACGGACAAGCAACATCTTATGTAGATGATTTTGAAGCTTCACAAATTCCAATTGATTTAAGTTCACCTTTACAATGGTTTACGGCAAGTACACCAAACACACCAACATTTCCTGCATTTGGTGGAGATTTAAGTAACGATTTACAATACAATAATAAAAGAGCTCGTATGTCTTGGTATACTATCGATCAGCTTTTTTATAGTAATAGCGGTAACAGACCAAATAATATTAATAACGAAGAATTATCTAGAGAAGAAGTACGTCAAATTCGTTATTCAGAATTATTTCCTAATACAGATTTAGATATAACACAGCTTAACTTTGTTAGAACTTTAGATTTAGCATATTTCCCTAGTGAAAGAGGAACTTATAATTTTGACACAAGTTCTACTGTTAATGCAGACGGAACATTTTCTGATCCAGAAGATCGTTGGGGAGGAATTATGCGTGCCTTAACGACCACAAATAATTTTGAACAATCAAATGTTGAATACCTACAGTTTTGGTTGCAAGATCCGTATGATAATTATTCGATAACTAATGAAGAAGGTTTACCTGTGGGAATTGATCCTACAAATCCTATAAATCAAGTTGGAGATTTATATGTAAACTTAGGTAACATTTCCGAAGATATTTTAAAAGACAACCGTAAACAATACGAAAACGGTTTACCTGCAGATGGAATAAAAACACCAAACAATACCATTAATACAACTTGGGGAGATGTGCCTTTTAATCAATCTATATTATATTCTTTTGATGCAGATGAAGCAGCAAGAGTTAATCAAGATTTAGGTTTAGATGGTTTGTCAGATGAAGAAGAACGAATTAAATTTCCGGCATTTTCTGGTTTAGATGATCCTGCAGGAGATAATTTTCAGTTTTTTAGAGGCGGTAATTTAGATAGCCAAAACGCATCTGTCTTATCTCGTTACAAACTATATAATAATACTGAAGGAAACTCACCAACTATAAATCAATCTACAGAATCGTATCCAACATCATCTACAACCTATCCAGATGTAGAAGATATAAATAAGGATCAAACTATGAACTCTGTGGAAAGTTATTTTGAATACAGAGTTTCGCTAAATAAAAACGATTTAGAGTTAGGTAAAAATAATATTGTTGATACAAAAACTACAACTGTTACTTTAGCAAACGGAGCATCAAGAAGTACAACTTGGTATCAATTTAGAATTCCGTTACGTAATGTTACTCCAGCGCAACAAATAGGAGGAATTACCGATTTTAACAGTATTCGTTTTATGCGTATGTATCTTACAAAATTTAAGATGCCAGTTGTGTTACGTATGGGAGAATTAGAGTTAGTGCGTGGAGATTGGCGTCGATACACAAAAACGTTAGATCCAGCAACATTGCCACAACAAAACCTTACCAATCCCGAGTTAAATAACTTTGAAGTAGGTGTTGTTAGTATTGAGCAAAATGAAGAACGTTATGTTTTACCTCCAGGTATTTTAAGAGAACAATTACAAGGAACCAATACAATTCAGCGTCAAAATGAGCAATCAGTTTCTTTAAAAATAAAAGACTTAGAGCAGGATAAAATTAGAGCAATTTATAAAAACATTAGTATTGATTTGCGTAGGTATACAAACCTAAAAATGTTTATGCACTTAGAGGATGCTAAATCTACAAATTTAACAGAAGATGACGATGTTGTAGCTGTTATACGTCTTGGGACAGATTTAAATGATAATTTCTATCAAATTGAAATGCCTTTAAAATTATCTACAGTTTTAGCGAATCCTACAGCTTTAGATGCGTGGCCAGAAGCAAATAATTTAGACTTAGCTTTAGATAGATTAGGGAAATTAAAAGTAGAAAGAGACGGAGCTGGTTTGGCAATAAATCAATTGTATCCTGCGGTAGCAATGGCAGATGAAGATGGATTGATAATTAGAGTAAAAGGAAACCCAACTCTAGCACAAGTTAGAACTGTAATGTTAGGAGTTAAAAATAATTCTGTTACAGAGAAAAGTGCGGAAGTTTGGTTTAATGAATTACGTGCAGTTGGTTTTGATAATAAAGGAGGTTGGGCAGCAGTTTTAAACGCAGATGCAAATTTTGCAGATGTTGCAGATGTTTCTTTAGCGGGTAGAATGAGCACTATTGGTTTTGGTAATGTAGAAGACAGAGTGCAACAACGTAGTATAGAAGAAGTAAAGCAATATGATGTTGCAACAACCATTCAAGTAGGTAAAATGATGCCTAAAAAATGGAACATGCAAGTACCAATGAGTTATACATACGGTGAAGAATTTCGTGATCCAAAATACGATCCTCAATACCAAGATGTAGAACTTGCAGATGCTTTAGAGGTGAACCCTAATAGTGCAAATGCACAAGATTATACAAGAAGAAAAAGTATTAGTTTCATAAATGTAAAAAAGAATAGAAACCCAGAAAGCAAGAAGAAACCTAAGTTTTATGATGCAGAAAACTTTTCTGTTTCTTACGCGTATAATGAAGAGTTTCATAAAGATTATAACATAGAAAGTTATACTAATAAAAATGTAATTGCTGGTGCAAATTATAATTTTGGCTTCCAGCCTTGGGTTATAGAACCGTTTAAAAAATCTGAGTTTTTAAAAGGGAAATGGTGGCAAGTTATTAGAGATATTAACATAAATCCAGTTCCTAAAACATTAGCAATAAATTCTAATATTAACAGGAATTACACCGAACAACAGTCTAGAAATTTATTAAATGATCCATTGAATCCATTACCATCTCAGCCAACATTAACGCAAAGAAGATTTTTGTTTAATTGGGATTATACTATTGGTTTTGATTTAACAAAATCGTTAGCGTTAAACTTTAATGCTACTAATAATTATATCTACGATAACCAAAACGAGCAATTAGATGTGTTCGATAAGTTTTTTGCTATTGGGAGACCTGATCATTACCATCAAAAATTAAATGCAACCTATCAAATTCCATTAGGTAAAATACCAGCACTTAATTTTATAAATGCAGACTATGGCTACACAGCAGATTTTGATTGGCAAGCTGCTTCACAAAGTTATGTAGACAAGGTTGGTAATATGATACAAAATGCCAACAGTCATAATATCAGTAGTACTATTGATTTTAGTCGTTTTTATAAAAACATTAAGCTAGATAAATTATTTATAAAAGGGAATAAAAACCAACCTAAAAAAGTAGTTAAAGGCGGGCCATCTCTAGCAAACTCACAAAAACCAACACCTACTAGAAATTTAAAAAAGAATGCTTCTGCCGGACAAAAAGTATTAAAAGGTTTGTATGATGTAATTACATCTGTTAAAAAAGCAAAAATCAGTTATTCTGAAACAAACCAAACAATGTTGCAAGGTTATACACCAACTGTTGGGTTTTTAGGAAGAGATAATGTTGGCGGAGGTTTAGCACCAACTTTTGGTTTTGTTTTTGGAAGCCAAACAGAAATTTTAAACAGAGCAATTGAAAACAATTGGTTAGTTACTAGAGAAAATAACGAAGAGTATTATAATAAAACCTACGGAAGAAATAATTTAAAAAAGTTAGATTATACCGTTTCTGTAAAACCATTTAGAGATCTTATTATTGATGTTCGAGGGAATAGAACTAAAACAAATAGTTTAAATCAGCAATTAGATGTAATTCCAGATGGTAATGGAGGTTATGAGCAAAATACAGCGCTTAAAACTTTTGAAACCGGTAATTTTAATTCAAGTTACTTTATGCTTGGAACTGCTTTTACAGATGCAGATGTGTTGTTTCAAAATTTCTTAGATTTTAGAACAGATGTTGCTAGTAGATTATCCGCTGAAAACGGTTTCCCAGTAGATGGTTATACAAATTCTAGCCAAGAAGTATTGTTGCCGGCATTCATGGCGGCTTATTCTGGAAAAGACCCTAATTCAGTAGATACAGGAATCTTTAAAAACGTCCCAATTCCTAATTGGACATTGCGTTATAATGGCTTAATGAAGTATAAATGGTTTAAGAAAAACTTTGCTGCATTTTCAGTATCTCATGGTTATAATTCTTCTTATACAATTGGAGGATACACAAATAACTTATTATATGAGGGAGTTAACTCTAATCAACCAGTTAGTTCAACAAACTTACCGGTAAAAAATTCGGCAGGAAACTATCAATCTCAATTATTAATATCTTCAGCAACATTAATAGATGAATTTTCACCATTAATTAAAGTAGATTTTAGAATGAGAAATTCTTTTTCTTTTAAAGGTGAAATAAGAACAGATAGAGCATTAACACTTAACTTTAATAATAACACATTAACAGATATTAAAGGGACAGAATATGTTGTTGGATTTGGATATAGAATAAGAGATGTAAAATTCAACACACGTTTTGCGGGTAAAAAAGAAGTATTAAAAGGAGATGTAAACCTACGAGCAGACGTTTCAATGAGAGATAATATAACTCAAATTAGAGCAATTGATGAAGGAAATAATCAAATTACAGGAGGAGAAAAATTATTTAGCTTTAAGTTTATAGCAGATTATAATTTAAATAAAAACCTAACAGCTTCTTTTTATTACAACCATCAAACATATAGATATGCAATATCAACAACCTTTCCAAGGCAAGCAATAAATGCAGGAATAAACATAATATATAATTTAACACGATAA
- a CDS encoding energy transducer TonB: protein MEIKKNPKSNLENYSKLFMQLGLVLALFVTYMAIEQKTYDKSVSTLGDSNMANEIEEETIVMQNTPPPPPPKTPPPPTPEKIEVVEDEEEIVETVIETTETDETESVEVEEIVEVEEEEEVIEDVPFSIIEEVPVFPGCTGTKAQKKDCLNKKMRKHVQRNFDAELANELGLAPGKKKIYVQFKIDKDGSITAINARAPHPRLKKEAIRIAKKLPKMKPGRQRGKAVRVGYTLPITFNVE from the coding sequence ATGGAAATTAAGAAAAATCCAAAATCAAATTTAGAGAATTACAGCAAGTTGTTTATGCAGCTAGGTTTGGTTTTAGCGTTATTTGTAACGTATATGGCAATTGAGCAGAAGACTTATGACAAGTCTGTATCTACTCTAGGAGATTCAAACATGGCAAATGAAATTGAAGAAGAAACAATTGTCATGCAAAATACACCACCACCACCACCACCAAAAACTCCACCACCACCAACTCCAGAAAAAATTGAAGTTGTAGAAGATGAAGAAGAAATAGTGGAAACAGTAATTGAAACTACTGAAACAGATGAAACTGAATCTGTAGAGGTAGAGGAAATTGTTGAGGTAGAAGAAGAGGAAGAAGTTATAGAAGACGTTCCTTTTTCAATTATTGAAGAAGTACCAGTTTTTCCAGGTTGTACGGGAACAAAAGCACAAAAGAAAGATTGTTTAAATAAAAAGATGCGTAAGCACGTACAAAGAAACTTTGATGCTGAATTAGCAAATGAGTTAGGTTTAGCGCCAGGTAAGAAGAAAATCTATGTTCAATTTAAAATTGATAAAGATGGAAGTATTACTGCTATTAATGCAAGAGCACCACACCCAAGATTAAAGAAAGAAGCTATTCGTATAGCAAAGAAGTTACCTAAAATGAAACCAGGTAGACAAAGAGGTAAAGCGGTTCGTGTAGGTTATACACTTCCAATTACTTTTAATGTAGAATAG
- a CDS encoding VanZ family protein, with protein MLKRIKNLLKDNRFFIAIAITIVIAVLSLIKLGNQPVQISNIDKIEHLIAYLVLTLSWLFAFRTTLSNNKNKYLVVVACIFYGIIIEVLQGTITDYREASYLDMLANTLGAIIAMLIFNKKIEKKQAI; from the coding sequence ATGCTGAAGCGTATCAAGAACTTATTAAAGGATAATAGATTTTTTATAGCAATTGCAATAACTATTGTAATTGCTGTTTTAAGCTTAATAAAATTAGGTAATCAGCCAGTTCAGATATCAAATATTGATAAAATTGAACATTTAATTGCTTACTTAGTTTTAACTTTAAGTTGGTTGTTTGCTTTTAGAACAACTTTATCAAACAATAAAAATAAATACCTTGTAGTAGTTGCCTGTATTTTTTACGGCATAATTATTGAGGTTTTACAAGGAACAATAACCGATTACCGGGAAGCAAGTTATTTAGATATGCTTGCAAATACATTAGGAGCAATCATAGCAATGTTAATTTTTAATAAGAAAATTGAAAAAAAACAAGCTATTTAA
- a CDS encoding energy transducer TonB, whose product MNNLKKKPRKQLEKFSTVFMQLGLVLTLFTVYVVLEFETVEKKNLVEDYDPGENTYVINETPPMAFIKDIPKPKFDEPVKPKTTAILNVIDKVDETHIENVIDKPTDIVDTPILNPDDIVEVVIDDPIEDEIPFIRIEEAPIYRGCEGLSEVENKKCFVRKISKHVQKHFNSGLGQDLGLSSGKQKMYALFVIDKIGNVTQVKIKAPHKRLEKEVQRIVDKIPQFTPGKQRGNAVKVKYTLPITFHVE is encoded by the coding sequence ATGAACAACTTAAAGAAAAAACCGAGAAAACAATTAGAAAAGTTCTCAACAGTATTTATGCAACTAGGTTTGGTATTAACCTTATTTACAGTCTATGTAGTTTTAGAGTTTGAAACAGTAGAAAAGAAAAATTTAGTTGAAGATTATGATCCAGGAGAAAATACCTATGTAATTAATGAAACTCCACCAATGGCATTTATAAAAGATATTCCAAAGCCAAAATTTGATGAGCCCGTTAAGCCAAAAACAACAGCTATTTTAAACGTAATTGATAAAGTAGATGAGACACATATTGAAAATGTGATAGATAAGCCAACAGATATAGTAGATACACCTATTTTGAATCCAGACGATATTGTTGAAGTTGTGATTGATGACCCAATTGAAGATGAGATCCCTTTCATAAGAATTGAAGAAGCTCCAATTTATAGAGGTTGTGAAGGTTTGTCTGAAGTTGAAAATAAAAAATGTTTTGTTAGAAAAATATCTAAGCATGTGCAAAAACACTTTAATAGTGGTTTGGGGCAAGATTTGGGTTTGTCTTCTGGTAAACAGAAAATGTATGCTTTGTTTGTAATAGATAAAATAGGGAATGTTACACAAGTAAAAATAAAAGCACCTCATAAAAGATTAGAAAAAGAAGTACAAAGAATTGTAGATAAAATTCCACAGTTTACTCCTGGAAAACAAAGAGGCAATGCTGTTAAAGTTAAATACACTTTACCCATTACATTTCATGTAGAATAA
- the ruvA gene encoding Holliday junction branch migration protein RuvA has product MITQIKGKLVEKNPTYVVVDCNGVGYLLHISLNTFSAIPESEAVLFYTHLAVREDAHTLFGFVNKTEREVFRLLISVSGVGASIARTMLSSMTSEEVQHAIASENVAVIQSVKGIGAKTAQRVIIDLKDKILKTFAIDEVSVVESNTNKEEALSALEVLGFNKKQADKVINNVLKEMPTASVETLIKQALKNL; this is encoded by the coding sequence ATGATAACACAAATAAAAGGGAAATTAGTAGAGAAAAATCCAACGTACGTTGTAGTAGATTGTAATGGTGTTGGGTATTTGCTGCATATTTCTTTAAATACGTTTTCTGCAATTCCAGAGAGTGAAGCAGTTTTATTTTATACACATTTAGCTGTTAGAGAAGACGCTCATACGCTTTTTGGTTTCGTAAATAAAACAGAACGAGAAGTTTTTAGGTTATTAATTTCTGTTTCTGGAGTTGGTGCAAGCATTGCAAGAACCATGTTGTCATCTATGACTTCGGAAGAAGTTCAGCATGCAATTGCTAGTGAAAACGTTGCTGTTATTCAATCTGTAAAAGGAATTGGTGCAAAAACAGCACAGCGTGTAATTATAGATTTAAAAGACAAAATTTTAAAAACGTTTGCTATTGATGAAGTTTCAGTAGTAGAAAGCAATACAAACAAAGAAGAAGCGTTATCTGCATTAGAGGTTTTAGGGTTTAATAAAAAACAAGCCGATAAAGTAATTAATAACGTTTTAAAAGAAATGCCAACAGCAAGTGTGGAAACACTAATAAAACAGGCGTTAAAAAATTTATAA
- the gcvH gene encoding glycine cleavage system protein GcvH produces the protein MNIPTDLSYTKDHEWIKINGDIATIGITDFAQGELGDIVYVDVDTLDETVEKDEVFGSVEAVKTVSDLFMPLKGEVVEFNEALEDEPELVNSDPYGEGWMIKLKIEDESQIKDLLNAEAYQELIKG, from the coding sequence ATGAACATACCTACAGATTTAAGTTACACAAAAGATCACGAATGGATTAAAATTAATGGCGATATAGCAACAATTGGTATTACAGATTTTGCACAAGGAGAACTTGGAGACATCGTTTATGTAGATGTAGATACATTAGATGAAACAGTAGAAAAAGATGAGGTTTTTGGATCTGTTGAAGCAGTAAAAACAGTATCAGATTTATTTATGCCATTAAAAGGTGAAGTAGTAGAATTTAATGAAGCTTTAGAGGATGAGCCAGAATTAGTAAACTCAGATCCTTATGGAGAAGGTTGGATGATTAAGCTTAAAATTGAAGATGAAAGTCAAATTAAAGACTTACTAAATGCTGAAGCGTATCAAGAACTTATTAAAGGATAA